Proteins encoded in a region of the Diospyros lotus cultivar Yz01 chromosome 9, ASM1463336v1, whole genome shotgun sequence genome:
- the LOC127810455 gene encoding 3-ketoacyl-CoA synthase 6-like has product MPTKLQKFFDYGKLQGYQYLDSHNILSFLLVTGGIMAIVLNIQHQYNNIIIVCSFFFLVIIIATFHYFMSRRRPRPVYLVDYACFKPPCHLRIPCATFIEHARLILPAQPKIVDFLMKILERSGLGEETCLPPAILCIPPEPNMAAAREEAELAIFSAMDSLFNKTELMARDIDILVVNCSLFSPSPSLSAMVVNKYNLRSNIKSFNLSGMGCSAGLISIDLARQLLQVHPNSNAVVVSTEIISPNCYMGNQRSMIVPSCLFRIGGAALLLSNRKADRNRAKYSLVHMVRTHKGMEDKAYSCVQEVEDPEGHVGISLSIDLMAIAGEALKSNITAIGPLVLPTWEQLRFLARLIARKIFKKQVEPYIPDFKQAFEHFCIHAGGRAVIDELQKGLQLSPEHVEASRMTLHRFGNTSSSSLWYEMSYIEAKGRMKKGDKVWQIGFGSGFKCNSAVWKCNKTIEAPTDGPWIDSIDRYPVHIPDVVKC; this is encoded by the exons ATGCCTACGAAGCTGCAGAAATTCTTCGATTACGGAAAGCTGCAGGGTTACCAATACCTAGACAGCCACAATATTCTCTCCTTTTTGCTAGTAACCGGAGGCATCATGGCCATTGTTCTCAATATTCAACACCAgtacaataatattattattgtgtgctctttcttcttccttgtcaTCATCATCGCAACCTTCCACTACTTCATGTCAAGGCGGCGGCCTCGCCCCGTGTACCTAGTAGACTATGCTTGCTTCAAGCCTCCATGCCATCTCCGAATACCCTGTGCCACCTTCATTGAACATGCAAGACTGATATTACCGGCGCAGCCCAAAATAGTCGACTTTCTGATGAAAATCCTCGAGCGCTCCGGCCTCGGGGAGGAGACATGTCTCCCGCCGGCTATCCTTTGTATCCCGCCGGAACCTAACATGGCAGCTGCCAGAGAAGAGGCCGAGCTGGCCATATTCTCTGCCATGGACTCTCTCTTCAACAAGACAG AATTGATGGCAAGAGATATCGATATACTGGTCGTGAATTGCAGCCTCTTCTCCCCAAGTCCATCCTTGTCGGCTATGGTGGTGAACAAATACAATCTGAGGAGCAATATTAAGAGTTTCAACCTCTCCGGAATGGGGTGCAGTGCTGGGTTGATATCCATTGATCTAGCTCGCCAGTTGCTTCAAGTTCATCCCAACTCCAATGCAGTGGTGGTCAGCACCGAGATCATCTCGCCCAACTGTTACATGGGAAACCAGAGATCAATGATTGTTCCCAGCTGTTTGTTCCGAATTGGCGGCGCCGCCCTACTCTTATCCAACCGGAAAGCCGATCGAAACCGAGCCAAGTACAGTCTGGTTCATATGGTTCGAACCCACAAAGGAATGGAAGACAAAGCCTACTCTTGCGTTCAAGAGGTAGAAGACCCAGAAGGGCACGTCGGAATATCGCTGTCGATCGATCTCATGGCCATCGCCGGCGAGGCCTTGAAATCCAACATCACCGCCATCGGCCCTCTGGTCCTCCCAACATGGGAGCAGCTTCGGTTTCTCGCCAGACTCATTGCCCGGAAAATCTTCAAGAAACAAGTAGAGCCTTACATCCCAGACTTCAAGCAGGCCTTCGAGCACTTCTGCATCCACGCCGGCGGCCGAGCGGTGATCGACGAGCTGCAGAAAGGCTTGCAGCTGTCGCCGGAGCACGTGGAAGCTTCCAGAATGACGCTGCACCGGTTCGGGAACACATCTTCATCGTCACTGTGGTATGAAATGAGCTATATTGAGGCGAAAGGGAGAATGAAAAAGGGTGATAAGGTTTGGCAGATAGGGTTTGGAAGTGGATTCAAGTGTAACAGTGCAGTGTGGAAATGCAACAAAACCATCGAAGCGCCGACAGATGGGCCGTGGATTGATTCAATTGACAGGTACCCTGTTCATATTCCTGATGTGGTCAAGTGCTAA
- the LOC127810456 gene encoding F-box only protein 6-like: MAGHSRPPPKKKARKERNPERLPNPTSSTEIMDHRIWKEFPADLFEAVIARLPIDTFCRFRSVCRKWNSLPTSHSFAQQCAQVPQSQPWFYTISNVSVNAGSMYDPCLRKWYHTTITASPIKSLLVPVASAGGLICFVNRRHGCLYVCNPLTQSFKELPDISIQDGCRVAVGMTLNAESTARSYKILWVRTDGEYLVYDSLRNSWTQSTMPSRIKLPFSLITRSHAISIDGTLYFLGSDPVGMVSYNTTTGVWKQFSIPAPPDVCNCTLAECAGRILLVGLQARNDARCVCIWELQKMTLLWKEVDRMPILWCLEFYGKLIRMTCFGNKDVIMLSLKSRQKTRLVTYDILSREWLQVRGSKPPGRKSPQVVAWGTAFQPCLTALA, from the coding sequence ATGGCAGGGCATAGCAGGCCTCCCCCTAAAAAGAAAGCTCGTAAAGAGAGGAATCCTGAAAGATTACCTAACCCTACTAGTTCTACTGAAATTATGGATCACCGGATCTGGAAAGAATTCCCCGCTGACCTCTTTGAAGCTGTCATTGCCAGACTTCCAATTGACACATTCTGCCGTTTCCGCTCAGTTTGTAGGAAGTGGAATTCTTTGCCAACTTCTCACAGTTTCGCTCAACAGTGTGCGCAAGTTCCCCAATCCCAACCTTGGTTTTACACAATCAGCAATGTATCTGTGAATGCTGGTTCCATGTATGACCCTTGCTTGAGAAAATGGTATCATACTACCATCACTGCTTCTCCAATTAAGTCACTTCTTGTTCCAGTGGCTTCAGCTGGTGGTCTCATCTGCTTTGTTAATCGGCGCCATGGTTGCCTCTATGTGTGCAACCCTCTAACTCAGTCCTTCAAGGAGTTACCAGATATCTCAATACAGGATGGGTGCCGAGTTGCTGTAGGAATGACTCTGAATGCAGAATCAACCGCTAGGAGCTATAAGATTCTCTGGGTGCGTACTGATGGTGAGTACCTAGTTTATGACTCTCTAAGGAACTCCTGGACCCAATCAACCATGCCCTCCAGGATTAAGCTGCCATTCTCTCTTATCACGAGGTCACATGCAATTTCTATTGATGGCACACTTTACTTCCTGGGTTCTGACCCTGTTGGGATGGTATCCTACAATACGACTACAGGGGTGTGGAAGCAATTTTCAATCCCGGCTCCCCCAGATGTGTGCAACTGTACACTCGCAGAATGTGCGGGACGGATCCTACTTGTGGGGTTACAGGCGAGGAATGATGCCAGGTGCGTGTGCATATGGGAGCTGCAGAAGATGACTCTCTTGTGGAAAGAGGTAGACAGAATGCCAATCTTATGGTGCTTGGAGTTCTATGGAAAGCTCATTCGCATGACTTGTTTCGGTAACAAAGACGTAATCATGTTGTCATTGAAATCAAGACAAAAGACCCGCCTGGTTACCTATGATATATTGAGCCGGGAATGGCTGCAGGTTCGAGGCAGCAAACCGCCTGGGAGGAAAAGTCCGCAGGTAGTTGCGTGGGGAACTGCATTTCAGCCTTGCTTGACAGCATTAGCTTGA